The proteins below are encoded in one region of Drosophila santomea strain STO CAGO 1482 chromosome 2R, Prin_Dsan_1.1, whole genome shotgun sequence:
- the LOC120445687 gene encoding uncharacterized protein LOC120445687, with amino-acid sequence MAKVAKSIKGDSPSDAEYTVEEDPIEFELEKLERGSGSSNGESEDEGQQDHKQVDSIIAEMDEQKDKEQEAAGEQGKESEEDLRRMYELSLLTPEAMAAHIQQLEKELYELSQREAKELNRSKHLRIFGNSRRRANK; translated from the exons ATGGCTAAAGTTGCCAAGTCCATTAAGGGGGACAGTCCCAGCGATGCGGAGTACACTGTGGAGGAGGACCCCATCGAGTTTGAGTTGGAAAAGCTGGAACGCGGCAGCGGCAGTTCCAATGGCGAGAGCGAGGACGAAGGTCAGCAGGATCACAAGCAAGTGGACTCCATCATCGCCGAGATGGACGAGCAAAAGGACAAGGAGCAGGAGGCAGCCGGTGAGCAGGGTAAGGAGAGCGAGGAGGATCTGCGCAGGATGTATG AACTTAGTCTCCTCACGCCCGAGGCCATGGCAGCCCACATCcagcagctggagaaggagCTCTACGAGCTGAGCCAACGGGAAGCCAAGGAGCTCAACCGGAGCAAGCACCTGCGCATCTTTGGCAACTCCCGTCGTCGCGCCAACAAGTGA
- the LOC120445704 gene encoding epimerase family protein SDR39U1, protein MIIPKMSRHALIGGGTGFIGRNLAKHLTHKGYDVTVISRMPGAKRITWHELEKNGIPGSVNAVVNATGQNTLDPTRRWTPGFQQNVWNSRINSSKTLAQAIKSAPQVTSFVNLCGVSHYQPSESKVYTEDDQVQGFDYMSRLCLAWEEAAHTGAEQDCKTTILRCGAVVGHGGGMIQSMWLPFKFGVGGPLGNGKQIMPWIHLHDLCSLIQYIIEKPVPGVVNAVAPEITSNLEFSKAFARALHRPCIFSVPELVVHAIFGPERAALVLSGAKVKPQKALSSGFKFQYPTVKEAVTQLTLKG, encoded by the exons ATGATTATACCCAAAATGTCGAGGCATGCCCTGATAG GTGGTGGCACGGGCTTCATTGGTCGCAACCTGGCCAAGCACTTGACGCACAAGGGATACGATGTGACGGTGATCTCCCGAATGCCAGGTGCCAAGCGCATCACCTGGCACGAACTGGAGAAGAATGGTATACCCGGATCCGTAAACGCCGTGGTAAATGCCACTGGCCAGAACACATTGGATCCAACGAGACGCTGGACTCCAGGATTCCAGCAGAATGTGTGGAACTCCCGTATAAACTCCTCCAAGACACTGGCTCAGGCCATCAAGTCGGCTCCCCAGGTCACCTCTTTCGTGAATCTTTGTGGTGTGAGTCACTATCAACCGTCGGAGTCCAAGGTTTACACCGAGGACGACCAGGTGCAAGGATTCGACTACATGTCCAGGTTGTGCTTGGCCTGGGAGGAGGCTGCCCACACTGGTGCTGAACAGGATTGTAAAACC ACCATCCTGCGGTGTGGCGCTGTTGTGGGCCATGGCGGCGGAATGATTCAGTCCATGTGGCTGCCCTTTAAGTTTGGCGTAGGGGGTCCTTTGGGCAACGGAAAGCAAATAATGCCCTGGATACACCTGCACGACCTGTGCAGTTTGATACAGTACATCATAGAAAAACCAGTGCCAGGAGTGGTCAATGCGGTGGCCCCTGAAATAACCAGCAATTTGGAGTTCAGCAAA GCCTTTGCTAGAGCTCTCCATCGGCCGTGTATCTTCAGCGTTCCTGAGTTGGTTGTCCATGCAATCTTCGGACCAGAGCGGGCAGCTTTGGTTTTAAGTGGCGCCAAAGTCAAGCCCCAGAAAGCCCTCTCATCCggatttaaatttcaatatccCACCGTCAAAGAGGCCGTGACGCAGCTGACCCTCAAAGGATGA
- the LOC120445705 gene encoding general odorant-binding protein 67 isoform X2, which translates to MLLIRVLYLKANAAASADVDCSKRPPFVNPKTCCPMPDFVTAELKQKCAKFDMTPPPPTDGDASGSFESKRRHHHPHPPPCFFSCIFNETGIYQNRNLDEDKLKSYLQVIFKDSTDLQTTATEAFTTCATKVADFEANLPPRPGPSPPPGFPICPHDAGHLMGCVFRNLMKNCPDSIRNDSQQCTDMKEFFTKCKPPRGPPPSGEDM; encoded by the exons ATGCTGCTTATACGTGTGCTTTATTTAAAAGCG AATGCAGCCGCCTCGGCTGACGTGGACTGCTCCAAGCGACCACCGTTTGTGAATCCCAAAACCTGTTGTCCCATGCCGGACTTCGTGACCGCCGAGTTGAAGCAAAAGTGCGCCAAGTTTGACATGactccgccgccgccgacgGATGGGGATGCCAGTGGATCCTTTGAGAGCAAGCGTCGCCATCATCATCCGCATCCGCCACCA TGCTTCTTCTCCTGCATCTTTAACGAAACTGGCATCTATCAAAACCGGAATCTGGATGAGGACAAGCTGAAGAGCTATTTGCAGGTGATCTTCAAGGACAGTACCGATCTGCAGACCACGGCCACCGAGGCCTTCACCACCTGTGCCACCAAAGTCGCGGATTTCGAGGCCAATTTACCTCCTCGTCCCGGTCCATCTCCACCACCCGGCTTTCCCATTTGTCCTCACGATGCTGGCCATCTAATGGGCTGTGTGTTCCGCAATCTAATGAAGAATTGCCCAGACTCAATTCGCAATGACTCCCAGCAGTGCACTGATATGAAAGAGTTCTTCACCAAGTGCAAGCCACCGCGTGGTCCTCCTCCTTCCGGCGAGGATATGTAA
- the LOC120445705 gene encoding general odorant-binding protein 67 isoform X1, whose translation MLSRSQLLLLVVGFCLNAAASADVDCSKRPPFVNPKTCCPMPDFVTAELKQKCAKFDMTPPPPTDGDASGSFESKRRHHHPHPPPCFFSCIFNETGIYQNRNLDEDKLKSYLQVIFKDSTDLQTTATEAFTTCATKVADFEANLPPRPGPSPPPGFPICPHDAGHLMGCVFRNLMKNCPDSIRNDSQQCTDMKEFFTKCKPPRGPPPSGEDM comes from the exons ATGCTTTCCAGATCGCAGCTATTACTGCTCGTTGTCGGGTTCTGCCTG AATGCAGCCGCCTCGGCTGACGTGGACTGCTCCAAGCGACCACCGTTTGTGAATCCCAAAACCTGTTGTCCCATGCCGGACTTCGTGACCGCCGAGTTGAAGCAAAAGTGCGCCAAGTTTGACATGactccgccgccgccgacgGATGGGGATGCCAGTGGATCCTTTGAGAGCAAGCGTCGCCATCATCATCCGCATCCGCCACCA TGCTTCTTCTCCTGCATCTTTAACGAAACTGGCATCTATCAAAACCGGAATCTGGATGAGGACAAGCTGAAGAGCTATTTGCAGGTGATCTTCAAGGACAGTACCGATCTGCAGACCACGGCCACCGAGGCCTTCACCACCTGTGCCACCAAAGTCGCGGATTTCGAGGCCAATTTACCTCCTCGTCCCGGTCCATCTCCACCACCCGGCTTTCCCATTTGTCCTCACGATGCTGGCCATCTAATGGGCTGTGTGTTCCGCAATCTAATGAAGAATTGCCCAGACTCAATTCGCAATGACTCCCAGCAGTGCACTGATATGAAAGAGTTCTTCACCAAGTGCAAGCCACCGCGTGGTCCTCCTCCTTCCGGCGAGGATATGTAA
- the LOC120445703 gene encoding uncharacterized protein LOC120445703 gives MAEELKVFFEECREQGFSAKEMLTVCQPLIWRIHLARIKKWCFILLPLVVISLLWLYNDTFSWWLSALGRLVLIQILPLWDWRPYYHAKCLIPREQSVQEQPPSLGKDETLWQNCALCEALEGIAAVSNVSYSSLESEHLERGQPVIITDTGLQTDVPRLLEHIAKKSPQWLASEPCDVSSNLLLKKLFNLEAALDKIYSWQGQVSSSWHLQLRNCQKKAVKSSRLFLDRPYYYPLHLAPYYSSWLLAVHQQKRDQADIYVRGLVLIQQLSGHFEMVLYPKSPCNKGICPGLRMRLNAGEGLMFTTDIWSLSYGLEKPHGKQTSLASIFEIDW, from the exons ATGGCGGAGGAGCTGAAGGTATTCTTTGAAGAGTGTCGTGAGCAAGGGTTTTCCGCAAAGGAAATGCTGACTGTATGCCAACCTTTGATTTGGAGAATTCACTTGGCCAGAATCAAGAAGTGGTGCTTCATTCTACTGCCCTTGGTGGTTATTTCTCTGCTTTGGCTATATAATGACACCTTTTCTTGGTGGTTAAGTGCCTTGGGTCGATTGGTGCTCATCCAGATCCTTCCACTTTGGGATTGGAGGCCCTACTATCATGCCAAGTGCTTAATACCACGTGAGCAAAGTGTTCAGGAGCAGCCACCATCATTGGGTAAAGACGAGACTCTGTGGCAGAATTGTGCTCTTTGTGAAGCTTTAG AGGGAATAGCCGCGGTCTCCAATGTAAGCTACTCCTCCTTGGAGTCTGAGCATCTTGAACGTGGGCAACCGGTGATTATAACCGACACTGGACTGCAAACGGATGTCCCTAGACTCCTGGAGCATATAGCAAAGAAGTCACCTCAGTGGCTAGCCAGTGAACCTTGCGATGTTTCCAGCAATCTCTTGCTGAAGAAACTATTCAACCTAGAGGCGGCTCTGGATAAGATTTATTCATGGCAGGGGCAAGTATCGAGTTCCTGGCACCTTCAACTGAGGAACTGCCAGAAGAAGGCCGTAAAGTCCTCCCGACTTTTTCTGGATCGTCCCTACTACTACCCTCTCCACCTGGCTCCATATTACTCCAGCTGGCTATTGGCAGTCCATCAGCAGAAGCGAGACCAAGCCGATATATACGTTCGTGGCCTGGTGCTCATCCAGCAACTGAGTGGCCACTTTGAAATGGTTCTTTATCCCAAGAGTCCTTGCAATAAAGGAATATGTCCAGGCTTGCGTATGCGCCTGAATGCAGGAGAAGGCTTGATGTTTACCACGGATATCTGGAGCCTAAGTTATGGTCTAGAGAAACCCCACGGAAAGCAGACCTCCCTGGCTAGCATTTTTGAGATTGACTGGTAG
- the LOC120445702 gene encoding uncharacterized protein LOC120445702, whose translation MAQVQLNAANGQTPSNGNIVEDSEPYQISDDDLDDLDDDCLLEEADTSGGANSMGRGPYERAWTTEATRALIHIRGPMEGSFTEGRQKRTALWLHCTRQLQRLGFRYSAAKVQKKWHNILITYNKNLSKKYVSGYVHWEFFEEMFKYLQGKKADFDMQLPQQPSNAPQAPPSTNGQNPTPGVPQQPLQLQPTQVNLKPGTPQMQLQIQSQTSAKEGQPYITPVDQVLLQAQMNLDSKSNDEFDEDSNSMSEVVRQPKMEYDGVQVPEAERTNDSSQHLEANGKLYDLVRPMGSHQASGIPDDIWWKDYFERKLEVEREKMELQRSLQREQVQIQKMSLVQQERIERMKIDAINSLTATLQKLVEAKCRRA comes from the exons ATGGCTCAAGTTCAGCTCAACGCAGCCAATGGGCAAACCCCAAGCAACGGCAATATTGTCGAGGATAGTGAAC CGTATCAAATAAGTGACGATGACTTGGATGACCTGGATGATGATTGCTTGCTCGAGGAGGCGGACACCTCAGGAGGAGCCAATAGTATGGGGCGCGGTCCTTACGAGCGGGCTTGGACTACAGAGGCAACCAGAGCACTGATCCACATACGCGGTCCCATGGAGGGCAGCTTTACAGAGGGCAG ACAAAAACGGACAGCGCTTTGGCTGCACTGCACCCGGCAACTACAGCGTCTGGGATTTCGCTACTCCGCCGCTAAGGTGCAGAAGAAGTGGCATAATATCCTCATCACCTACAACAAGAATCTGAGCAAAAAATACGTATCCGGCTATGTTCACTGGGAGTTCTTCGAGGAGATGTTCAAGTATTTGCAGGGAAAGAAGGCCGACTTTGATATGCAGTTGCCACAACAGCCGTCAAACGCCCCACAAGCTCCACCTTCTACGAATGGGCAAAACCCTACCCCGGGAGTTCCCCAGCAACCTTTACAGCTTCAACCTACTCAGGTGAACCTTAAGCCTGGAACCCCCCAAATGCAGCTGCAAATTCAAAGCCAGACCTCGGCAAAGGAGGGCCAGCCGTATATTACACCTGTGGATCAGGTTCTACTGCAAGCCCAGATGAATCTGGACAGCAAGTCCAACGATGAGTTCGATGAGGATAGCAACAGCATGTCGGAGGTAGTCCGACAACCCAAGATGGAGTACGATGGCGTTCAAGTGCCGGAGGCGGAACGCACCAACGATAGCAGCCAACATCTGGAAGCTAATGGCAAGCTCTACGATCTGGTACGACCCATGGGCTCGCACCAAGCTTCTGGCATTCCCGACGACATCTGGTGGAAGGACTACTTTGAAAGAAAACTGGAAGTGGAGCGGGAGAAGATGGAGCTGCAACGAAGTTTGCAGCGCGAACAGGTGCAGATCCAAAAAATGTCACTTGTTCAGCAGGAGCGGATTGAGCGCATGAAGATAGATGCCATCAACAGTCTGACGGCCACGTTGCAAAAGCTGGTGGAGGCGAAGTGCCGGCGGGCCTAA
- the LOC120445078 gene encoding nucleoporin Nup188 — protein sequence MPAVEKSVITDWKRLWQMVSGIHYETPQDTVRDELMNVASELQAGVLQFKPRTASNLKLSTLLKEKKQEKLLPFTERLQDLLDLESAQCWEILCYYLTQEYRGSASLLTQLISTETNMAKLHEDIRHYYSLERMIVLKIVKNLIVFHQVPNHPYHHEYRAVVDKITLPRLRDSYLDQLESLISELPPRKLMAGECFHSAERLVAWSERNAREINEVLHILLLIAEHLPMGLEQIKRIFAACKQHSFGKIQNYLDDSQPYHQEIIRSLTYSELMLILKCLDFEKPEEHSDLIEKLIEDLQVDIASMYHRPEHGPLLLAWMMLRLRGTNDADDASSLLRCRQLGKRAVDLKCFVQLHLIARHPMYADDSMLSRVVRKTIYNQVGYMCNLFDGDGSCARYEGIYELLCELVSWSHLAKDFCSREDDGPRSLYKTLLENFPLELTHLSKLALSLTKAGQGNYIKSQLESLPILALLYDENLHKLREVDTNEFELLASVRPFPRIDFTIPAGASCTAIQHPSGCFMHFRVPVNYFDALHHEINCLLRETGHLHGDFESSERIRNVEAGLRFLESAVKLSQSISGISAEMVHPTEMCVDLLHKFKSVQCPPVGLLSSCLNVCTALLPLVDEEIFSRISNLHILPTVRQGSQYDFKMYANASGVGFESRFLGSVIDNVEKKTERYEFLLSYLGFLRTYTKLKQNRQIQMEIPGLIFLLRDVFPHLHTWHFSSQLERNKIYFEILSFICDILDLFNTSKESNCNQRELLLKVCVYSLLNLDNGLILLRFVGVGNAYVQYTMELETNWMQQQPHGLMMLVRLSMRILMQLLRLKEKVYGNSETLSPLEALIYTQPKQRDTLRIIPTVCSYMSNIFDRWLPILSCRLLKRIALQFNMSLLACLDMEADQIRLTFMQKLPDELESDSIKLAILELVDACIAKQPGVTEAFFKVNYAHDKRSRSFFSKECVPSIGESIVTYMREFLDALHVEPLTIQQALPAKIMNIFHSLWKHNLQMLVDDLVQDKQFWRKLCSPLFCELQPNLRIYTQLLNIISIEVYTGNGTNAALLDVMNKLFEQKNFGPWLNYVFNMPKVPAVNNLSSSDELPDWICCLQAFKDLIVILLKKQPKFMTIPESQFKLMAQKCLKVLVDRSNYLEDMRPFIMLAELYVFILLQFKHAYTNSLEEEHELMELLLQLMSRICSCYEDQHVRAKEACLAIVTKCTHLYTDLLIRDSSIALRFLNSVVGIICSELHHMENSVCLENSQSLNNSDSSDSKASTNSLILCLNLLKAVATIFHNDGPGNWDLPFVSVRLFQRLVRCVSKTLPLFRKQVLSVQLLDVLIVFAKGHCSVEFLHCDVGEHLWLNLLPPRELLQSKYEFTKPAAADGERWTVEQWWPVYARGIEFVTIIYEKHKKCFLQEAFQFVGIHAVFLEDALLLSKQSLEPAAMHLIKAAVTLVASLTEHHKEWKQDNDQSLANIMRAVQSLLCHSSSLFHQQRNLKCLLAGRRSQLEILRSTEALTIDDELISACNDLTDIIIFCVKALLRFSPDLVELLCCSVYEPSKHSALLDVKFGAPKLNEDNLTLTFGIVLNLVNIYVKALNMQNHGFSEVPLNTLPNVEHSGDNDDADVCVGNQTNRTFSKSLSTASISTGSCPASELLSNMDGQLCMLALEHLLMLVASQAICIIRSPNLETLWKQIVRRDISNELVIFNEFVRRKVILDYKENRSPWLRRKHGLYKLKCVDPARSSSSSSRSSDIVRRSNTTNELRVNVVRRLHLQQQQRTPPPHNFDMTSEMSPIAPIQGAAMSTSLDPRDGRKRLYPAQQAGEAFLEDELAAIDLQYFPPPTEHGYSELSQVQMVEEDYLQLMSALFNVMPHCD from the exons ATGCCTGCGGTGGAAAAGAGCGTCAT CACCGACTGGAAGCGCCTGTGGCAAATGGTCTCGGGAATCCACTATGAGACGCCCCAGGACACCGTGCGCGACGAGCTGATGAACGTGGCCTCTGAATTGCAGGCCGGTGTGCTCCAATTCAAGCCCAGGACTGCCTCCAACCTCAAGCTGAGCACATTGCTCAAAGAGAAAAAACAGGAGAAGCTGCTGCCCTTCACCGAGCGACTGCAGGATCTATTGGATCTAGAATCCGCCCAATGCTGGGAAATCCTGTGCTACTACCTCACGCAGGAGTACCGTGGATCGGCGAGTCTCCTCACCCAACTGATCTCTACCGAAACGAATATGGCCAAACTGCACGAGGACATACGGCATTACTATTCACTGGAACGCATGATAGTTCTTAAGATTGTTAAGAACCTCATCGTCTTCCACCAGGTACCGAATCATCCCTATCACCACGAGTATCGCGCCGTGGTGGATAAGATAACTCTCCCCCGCCTTAGAGATTCATACCTAGACCAACTGGAGAGCTTGATTAGCGAACTGCCACCCAGGAAGCTTATGGCGGGAGAGTGCTTCCACTCTGCGGAACGCTTGGTTGCCTGGTCGGAGCGAAACGCCCGTGAGATCAACGAGGTGCTGCACATTCTGCTGTTGATAGCGGAACACCTGCCAATGGGATTGGAACAGATAAAGAGAATATTTGCCGCCTGCAAGCAACACTCTTTCGGAAAGATACAAAATTATCTGGATGACAGCCAACCCTATCATCAGGAGATTATTCGAAGCCTTACATACTCAGAGCTGATGTTAATATTAAAGTGCCTGGACTTTGAGAAGCCCGAAGAGCACTCcgatttaattgaaaaacttatAGAGGATCTACAGGTGGACATTGCCAGCATGTACCACAGACCAGAGCACGGCCCTCTGCTCCTAGCCTGGATGATGCTTCGCTTGCGAGGCACCAACGATGCAGATGACGCCTCCAGTTTGCTCCGCTGTCGGCAGCTTGGCAAGCGAGCCGTAGATCTTAAGTGCTTTGTCCAACTGCACCTGATTGCCAGGCATCCTATGTACGCCGATGACTCTATGCTGTCACGGGTAGTCCGAAAAACCATATACAACCAGGTTGGATATATGTGCAACCTCTTTGATGGCGATGGCAGCTGCGCTCGGTATGAGGGCATTTACGAATTGCTCTGCGAACTTGTCTCATGGTCCCACTTAGCCAAAGACTTTTGCAGTCGGGAGG ATGATGGTCCGCGTTCGCTGTACAAAACTCTTTTAGAGAACTTCCCCCTGGAGTTAACACATCTGTCCAAACTGGCACTATCACTAACTAAAGCAGGACAAGGCAACTAC ATCAAAAGTCAACTAGAATCCTTGCCCATATTGGCGCTTCTTTACGATGAAAATCTGCACAAACTCAGAGAAGTGGACACAAATGAATTCGAGCTCCTAGCCAGCGTGCGACCATTTCCGCGAATTGATTTTACCATACCCGCAGGAGCCAGTTGCACAGCCATCCAACATCCGTCCGGCTGCTTCATGCACTTCCGTGTTCCGGTAAACTACTTCGACGCGCTGCACCACGAAATTAACTGTCTGCTACGCGAGACGGGTCACCTGCATGGTGACTTCGAATCCAGCGAGCGCATACGCAATGTAGAAGCTGGTTTAAGGTTTTTGGAAAGTGCCGTGAAGCTCAGTCAATCGATATCCGGCATCAGCGCCGAAATGGTGCATCCCACCGAGATGTGCGTTGATCTGCTGCACAAGTTCAAAAGCGTTCAGTGCCCACCAGTTGGACTTCTTTCCAGCTGCCTAAATGTCTGCACTGCTCTGCTGCCCTTGGTAGACGAGGAGATCTTTTCGCGAATAAGCAACCTACACATCCTGCCGACAGTTAGACAGGGATCTCAATACGACTTCAAGATGTATGCTAACGCCAGTGGAGTGGGCTTTGAGTCACGTTTTCTGGGTTCCGTCATTGATAATGTGGAGAAGAAAACCGAGCGCTACGAATTCTTGCTTTCTTACCTCGGTTTCCTGCGAACGTACACCAAGCTGAAACAGAATCGCCAAATCCAGATGGAGATACCCGGCCTTATTTTCCTGTTAAGGGATGTTTTCCCGCACTTGCACACCTGGCACTTTAGCTCTCAACTTGAGAGAAACAAAATCTACTTCGAGATTCTAAGCTTTATATGCGACATCTTGGACTTGTTTAACACAAGTAAAGAATCCAATTGCAACCAACGCGAACTTTTGCTAAAGGTGTGCGTCTATTCGCTTCTAAATCTGGATAATGGACTGATTCTTTTGAG ATTTGTGGGTGTGGGCAATGCTTATGTCCAGTACACCATGGAACTAGAGACAAATTGGATGCAGCAGCAACCTCACGGTTTAATGATGTTGGTCCGTCTATCCATGCGTATCCTGATGCAGTTGCTACGCCTTAAAGAAAAGGTATACGGGAACAGTGAAACCCTCTCCCCGCTGGAGGCATTGATATACACACAACCCAAACAGCGCGATACTCTGCGGATCATTCCTACTGTATGCAGTTACATGAGCAACATATTTGATAGATGGCTACCGATTCTGTCTTGCCGCCTGCTAAAGAGAATAGCTCTCCAGTTCAATATGTCTCTATTGGCATGTCTAGACATGGAGGCTGATCAAATCCGATTGACATTTATGCAAAAGTTGCCTGATGAGCTAGAAAGTGATTCTATAAAGCTAGCCATCCTGGAGCTGGTGGACGCATGCATTGCCAAGCAGCCGGGTGTTACCGAGGCATTCTTTAAGGTTAACTATGCCCATGACAAACGTTCCCGCTCCTTTTTCAGTAAGGAGTGTGTTCCCAGTATTGGCGAGAGTATTGTCACTTATATGAGAGAGTTTCTGGATGCTCTTCATGTGGAGCCACTGACCATTCAACAAGCCTTGCCCGCCAAGATCATGAACATTTTCCACTCCCTGTGGAAACATAATCTGCAAATGCTAGTGGATGACCTAGTACAGGATAAACAGTTTTGGCGCAAACTCTGTTCGCCGCTCTTTTGCGAGCTGCAGCCAAATTTACGAATCTACACGCAGCTTCTAAATATTATATCTATTGAAGTCTATACGGGAAATGGAACCAATGCCGCTTTACTTGACGTAATGAATAAGCTTTTTGAACAGAAGAACTTTGGACCTTGGCTAAATTACGTCTTTAACATGCCCAAAGTTCCGGCTGTAAATAACTTGAGTTCTTCTGACGAGCTGCCAGACTGGATCTGTTGCCTGCAGGCTTTTAAGGATCTGATCGTAATTTTGCTAAAGAAGCAGCCCAAGTTCATGACCATACCCGAGTCGCAGTTCAAGCTAATGGCGCAGAAGTGTCTTAAAGTTCTTGTTGATCGCTCAAACTATTTAGAGGACATGCGACCGTTTATCATGCTGGCTGAACTGTATGTGTTCATCTTACTTCAATTTAAGCACGCGTACACGAACAGCTTAGAGGAGGAGCATGAACTAATGGAGCTACTCTTGCAACTGATGAGCCGCATCTGCTCTTGCTATGAGGATCAGCACGTAAGGGCCAAAGAGGCATGCCTGGCCATAGTGACCAAGTGCACACATCTTTACACAGACCTGCTTATCAGGGACTCGTCCATAGCCTTGCGGTTCCTCAACTCGGTCGTAGGCATCATCTGCAGCGAACTGCACCACATGGAGAACTCAGTGTGTCTGGAGAATTCACAGAGTCTGAATAATTCGGACAGTTCAGACAGCAAGGCATCTACCAACTCGCTTATTCTCTGCCTGAATCTGTTGAAGGCTGTCGCCACCATATTCCATAACGATGGTCCCGGAAATTGGGATCTGCCATTTGTGTCGGTTCGTTTGTTTCAACGGCTCGTACGCTGCGTGTCTAAAACGCTTCCATTGTTTAGAAAACAAGTCCTAAGTGTGCAGCTGCTGGATGTGCTCATCGTTTTTGCCAAGGGCCATTGTTCCGTTGAGTTTCTGCATTGCGATGTGGGAGAGCACTTGTGGCTGAACCTGTTGCCTCCCAGAGAACTGTTGCAGTCCAAATATGAATTCACTAAGCCGGCGGCTGCGGATGGAGAACGTTGGACCGTAGAGCAGTGGTGGCCTGTATACGCCAGAGGTATTGAGTTTGTAACCATCATTTACGAGAAGCACAAGAAGTGCTTCCTTCAAGAAGCTTTCCAATTTGTGGGCATTCATGCTGTTTTTCTGGAGGATGCATTGTTATTGAGCAAACAATCTCTGGAACCGGCAGCCATGCACTTAATTAAGGCAGCTGTTACCTTAGTGGCCAGCTTGACGGAGCACCACAAAGAGTGGAAGCAAGACAACGATCAGTCGCTTGCCAACATAATG CGTGCAGTTCAGAGTTTGCTGTGCCACAGTTCATCTTTGTTTCATCAGCAACGAAACTTAAAGTGTCTTCTGGCCGGTCGACGCTCCCAGCTGGAAATCCTGCGCAGCACAGAAGCCCTAACCATTGACGATGAACTCATCTCCGCCTGCAATGA CCTCACGGACATAATTATTTTCTGCGTGAAAGCTTTGCTTAGATTCAGTCCGGATTTGGTGGAACTACTGTGCTGCAGTGTATATGAGCCCTCCAAACACTCAGCTTTACTAGACGTAAAGTTTGGTGCACCTAAGTTGAACGAAGACAACTTGACGCTCACATTTGGAATTGTCCTCAACTTGGTTAACATATACGTGAAGGCCTTAAATATG CAAAATCATGGCTTCAGTGAGGTGCCACTAAACACACTGCCCAACGTGGAGCATTCCGGGGACAACGATGATGCAGACGTGTGTGTAGGCAACCAAACCAACCGCACCTTCTCCAAGTCTCTGTCCACAGCCTCGATTTCAACCGGCAGCTGTCCAGCCAGTGAGCTGCTCTCCAACATGGACGGCCAGCTTTGTATGCTTGCTCTGGAGCATCTGCTCATGCTGGTCGCTTCGCAGGCCATCTGTATAATTCGCTCGCCGAACCTGGAAACGCTCTGGAAGCAAATAGTGCGTCGGGACATCAGCAACGAGCTGGTAATCTTCAATGAGTTCGTGCGCCGCAAGGTTATATTAGACTACAAGGAGAACCGCAGTCCCTGGCTACGACGAAAACACGGGCTCTATAAACTAAAGTGCGTGGACCCAGCGAGGAGTTCAAGCAGCTCTTCCCGCAGCTCAGACATTGTTCGCCGCAGCAACACAACTAACGAACTGCGGGTTAATGTCGTACGCAGACTGCAtctacagcaacagcagcgcaCTCCTCCACCGCACAACTTTGACATGACCAGCGAAATGAGTCCCATTGCGCCTATTCAAGGTGCGGCCATGTCGACGAGCTTGGATCCCAGAGATGGCCGAAAGCGTTTGTATCCCGCTCAACAGGCGGGCGAGGCTTTCTTGGAGGACGAACTGGCCGCCATCGACCTGCAGTACTTTCCTCCGCCCACAGAGCACGGTTATTCCGAATTGTCGCAGGTTCAAATGGTGGAGGAGGACTACCTCCAGTTGATGTCGGCCCTCTTTAATGTCATGCCCCATTGCGACTGA